A stretch of DNA from Paenibacillus sp. FSL W8-0186:
AACTTGAGCAGAATCTTTATAACTGATTTAGATGGCACTCTATTAAGATCCGATCAAACGATGTCTGACTTTACGGTTAATGTTCTTAATTCTGCTATACAGGAAGACTACATTATTAGTTTTGCTACCGCCAGAGGGTTATTCAGTGCTTATAGTGTAGTCTCTGACATCGCGTGGAAGCATCCAGTCATTTTATATAATGGGGCACTACTATTTGATGTTGTTCAAAACCAGGTGATCGATGGATACTTCTTGAGCGCTGGTTTGACAAATGAGATTATACAAACAGGCAAGAAACATGGTTGTTCACCTTTTTACTTTTTGTTGGATTCTACGAATAAAGAACGTGTATATCACGAGAAATTAACTTCCTTCGGTATGATCGAGTTCCTAAAGAGCCGTACCAATGATCCAAGATTCACGGAAGTGGATGAACTTGAATCATCCGATGATGAAAAGACATTAGCTTTGACGTTTATTGGTGAGCTGGATGATTTATTACCGCTTAAAGAAGAAGTTAGCTCGGTGTTAAGGGATAAGGTAAACCTCCATATTATGAAAGACTATTATATAGAAGATCAATACTTTCTTGAATTCAGTCATCCACTTGCTTCAAAATGTGAAGGTTTAAAAATGTGGGCAAAGCATATGAATGTAGAAACTAAGGATATTTGTATATTTGGCGATAATCTCAATGATTTAGGATTATTTGAGGTTGGTGGCAAGAAAATAGCAGTGTCTAACTCGCATGTAGACATTTTAGGAATTGCAGATACGGTGATCGAGAGTAATAATGAAGATGGCGTAGCCAAATACATAGAAACTTGCATACAAGACATATATAAAGTAACTCTGGGTATAAATAACTTTAAATTTGAGGGGTGACCCATGAACGCGGATATTATTCATTTAGCTCGAGAGCTTGCAGTGAAATTAATTAAACAAGCTGGACTTATTGCCCTAGAAAGATTTGATAATTTTGAACATATTAGTTCAAAGGATAGCTTTGGTGATGTTGTAACTGAAGTAGATCACATGGCTGAAGCCATTATACTTAAAGGTATAAACAGTACCTTCCCAGATCATCAAATACATAGTGAGGAAGCAGGCGACAATGGAAAAAGTTCGGACTGGCTATGGTTAATTGATCCATTGGATGGAACAAACAATTTTGCAATTGGTCTACCAGTGTTCACGACCTCAATCACACTGCTGTATAAGAGGGAACCGGTTCTTGGTGTAGTATACGAGCCAATGACAGATAGACTATTTGAATCTTGCATGAATAAAGGTGCTTATTGCAACGGTAGAGAAATGAAAGTGAAACGAAGCAATCATTTCAAAAGAGGGAACATTGGCTGGATCCAAGGACATAAGGTTCAAAACGATCCGAAAGCAGTCCAATTAAGGCGACATATTGATTTGAATTTTAAGAGAATGATGAGGTTATGGGCACCGGCATTACAATGGTGCATGCTTGCTAAAGGCGATATCGATGGGATTGTCCTTTATAATTCCGAAGGGGATGATCTCTATTCTGGCGTTTTAATGGTAAAAGAAGCAGGAGGAGTAGTTATTGACTTTGATGGCAATCCATTTACCGGAATGAGTGAAGAGCCCTATTTAATCGCATGTCATCCTGACAATAAAGATGAATTGATCAAGGTTGTTAAGGAGGGAATGGGGCCAATCTAAATTAAGTTACCCCTTAACAGGAGGGTGTTCCAATGCCGGATAAATTATCAAATTCACAGTGCCAAGCTATCGATTATATTTCTCAGTATGCCCGAACACGAAAATACACTGCTCAACAATCACTCCTGGAAATTCTCCGGATGTCAAATATCCCTTGGCGTACTTTTGAAAATGCTTGTACAAAGATATTTTCGAATGCTAGAATCGCACTGCATTTTCATCCTGACCGGCCAACAGCGGATATGAAAACTGTGGCTCAGTCATTGCTTGAACAGGGGATATACAAAAGCCAGTTTGAAACAGGTATATCTAATGGCAGCGTATCCGCTTATCCGGGTGGGCCAAGAGATGCATGGGAAAAAAGGCTGTTTGGCGGAGCCTACCAGTTAGATGATGTGATTAATAGTCAGCGACCCAAATACGGGGCGCTTGATTTAATGCTGCACGCGGATGGACCCGCTCCCCGGTTTGGTTCATGTTACTTCCTCCTATCGCCAAATGTCTCTACTCGCAGTACATATACTTATATGGACTCTCATCAAGATCCAGTAGAGAAAGGCACGTATGAAGAGTTTGAGGATATTTTAGCAGCTGTTTTTAAAGATGCGTTTTTTCGGAATGATGCGATCGGTGAAAAGAATCTGACACCTAAGAAATTAATCGATCATTTATTAATAAATCTTGAACAGCCATTTAAGGACCCTTCAAAGCGAAAGCCTAATCGAAATCTTAATCACTATATCGAATCCCAGGTGCACGGTGATATTACATTAAAAGAGGACGTAGAAATTCTTGTGGCCGATCCTTCGTTCAAAGATTCCTATATAGGGGAAATATTTAAACAAATGTGTATGAAATATTCCATCGAACTATATTGGCATATGGGATTTGTTATGAAAATAGACAAAATACCTTCAGATTTCAGGGGACCAACTATGCCCTCCTTAGCAAAACGGATAGCCCAAAATGGTTATATTGATGCAAGTGTAATCGGGGCTGCTACCTTCGATTTGAAACGTAATCCGGAATTATGGAAAGACAGAGGGAGTTATGAGGAAGTCCTTCAGGAATTAAAGTATTTGTGGCATATACTGGTTCGATATGGGGAACCAAGTGTATAGAGCACAAGATATATAGGTGATTTAAAGGAGGCATAGACATTGACAGATCACGAGGAACTCTTGACCGGCGGGAATATTAATAAAGTCGTAAAGGTAGGAGAAACAGTACGCCGAGAATCTAAACCAAACCCATATGTGAGTGATTTGCTTAAGTACCTTGAGAAAGTTGGTTGTCCGTATGTCCCTAGATATTTAGGGGTAGATGAGAAGGGGAGAGAAATCTTATCTTACATTGATGGTGTGGTGCCTGGAAACGATTACCCTGAAATTGAAGGCTATATGTGGTCGGACTTGGTGTTAGTTGATTTGGCAAAGCTTTTAAGAAACTTCCATGATGAGACTGCAGGATTTACAACATCTGAAATGTCCCTAAATAATTATCCGGATAAATCCCTGCATGAAGTAGTCTGTCATAACGATGTTGCTCTTTATAACGTTGTGTTTAAGGACAAGCTCCCAGTAGGGATTATTGATTTTGATATGGCAGGTCCAGGACCGCGTATATGGGATATTGCATACACATTGTATACTTCTGTTCCTCTTGCAGGGTTCTCGCCAGGTGAGGAAGATTATGCGGTGGTTGAATATAACAAAGAAGATCATGCCTCAATACGTAAGGAAAGAATAAAACTTTTTTTCGATTCCTATGGCATGAATGTGCCGATCGATCTCAAGGAGTGGGTTATTTCTCGCATAAATTTTATGTGTACCACACTATCAGAACGGGCGGCAGCCGAAAATCCGGCCTTTATAAGACTAGTTAAAGAAGGACATTTAGCTCACTATAAGAAGGAGTTAAAATTTCTTGAGAAACATTTTGATGATTGGAGTTAATAAAAGGAAATGATGCGTGTGTCTATCAGACAGTGAAAGGACCTATTGACTCTACTGGAATGTACTTTATATGTTCAGCAGAAGGAGAACTGCTAGAGGCCGGCGACGATACGAAGTGAGTACATTGGAGAGATATAGAAGAGATTAAAGAGATGTTAGAAAAGAATCCTCTATATTTCTCAGATGTTGAACGAGCAGGGTTAATTTATTATTTTAAACATCGATTTATCAGTGGGGCGGCCGGCAGCTGAAGAAAGCCTTTCGGGTTTGTAGAAACCAGTGAGAGGGTGTTAACACCAAAAATGAACAAGATGTATGATATTAAGTTACCGGTGTCTATCTATATTCAAATGATAAGTTACATGATAATAACACTGTTGATGTTAAAGTTACTGTTCATATCTAATTCAATCGTTCTCGTTGTAATTCTATTATTATGTATTCTGTTACAAGTTGGAGCAATAATTGTACTAATGACAAAGATTCTAAGAAACATGAATGAGTTAATAATCACAAAAAATGAAATCAAGATAAATCGTAAAAAAGTCTCTATAAAAGAAATTGAGAAAATTATAATACAAGGTTATTTTGTACAGAGTATCGGTATTAAAACGATATGGGAATAAATTTATTTCAACCGGTTTACATTTTAGATTCAGGAATAATGAAGAGACGGTTATAAAGGAATTAAAACAGTGGGCAACTTTGAATGGAATTGAAGTAACTAATGGGAAAATATATAGATGGATTTAACTGGCATCAGATTCACTTTAGGGACATTCGTCCTTAGTTGCAAGAAGCGAACCATAGATGAATACATTTCCCTAATGGATAGCAGGGGTAGAAGTGAAGAAAGAGCCAAGTTAAGGAGCTAAGATGAGTAGAATTTTAATGATCAGTGATATCCATGGATGTATTGAACAATTTAATGATTTATTGGATGCAATTCATTACAACCCTTCCAAAGACAATTTAATATTGCTTGGCGATTATGTTGATCGAGGACCACGAAGCAAAGAAACTGTCGAGCGAGTTAAAGAGCTAGTAAACAACCACAATGTTATTGCATTAAGGGGTAATCATGATCAAAGATTGGTTGACCTAGTTAGGACGAAAAGTGAGACGGTTCAAGGTAAATTTTTGGAACATGGTGGCATGCAAACCCTCCAAAGCTATTGTCATTTTGTTTCTGAAAATATGGATGAAGAGCTTTTTGAACAAGCTAGAGAGTATATACGAGTAAATTTTAGTAGCCATATAGACTTTCTAGAATCATTGCCTCTTTATTATGAAGATTTACACCATATCTATGTTCATGCTGGACTCAATCCGAAGTATATAAATTGGCGAGAACAACCTGAATATGACTTTATGTATATTAAGGAAGAGTTTCATCAGTCGGAACCAAGAACTGATAAACTAGTCATATTCGGTCATACTAGAACTATTGAACTTCATGATTCCTCGGATATCTGGTTTGGTCGGGGTAAGATTGGGATAGATGGTGGATGCGCATATGGAATGCAGTTAAATTGTTTAATATGCGACGAAGGTATTTATACTACGGCGAGTATAAAGAATTTATGGAATGGGGATTGATCAGGTGAGATTATATACAGACCCTAGAGGTGAAGCTTACGAGCAGGTTATCGATTTGGCTATACAGAATTCGGAAATTTTTGTGCTAGGGGAGAAAATTCCGATTGATACGGTTCAGACCCAATATACAAGCGTTCTGAAAGCGTTGGAACCTTACCTGGTAAAGACCATCGTAATTCAAGATCATATAGATGAAGTTATACAAATAAGAAATATGTATCGCAGTAGCGCCTTTTATACTGCAGGAACCTACTATTTATATAGATGCTGCAAAGAAAGCGGAAGCCTACTAAAGCAAATGGCAAACCGTTTATCAGATTGGATTTATCCGAAGCTGCCGGAAGACTTGTGTTTTTTGAAAGAAGGCGGGGGAGATTTCCTTTACTCCGTTGTGCATGAGCAAATGTATGGTATAGATGTAGCTGAGGAAGAAGCTATTGAACTGATGGATCGTATTACGGGGCTTTTTATCAAATTAAAGGCTCACCGCAACCTGGACCGATTGCTAAATGATGCCATTAAGCATAAGACTGATCGGCTGTATATAAGTGGACATAGGCTGACAGAGCTGCCTGAGAAAATCCGATACCTTACGGAGCTGCGTGAGCTAGAAATTTTTGAACAGGATCTTTACCGTCTGCCCGAAGAGCTGTTCGAGTTAAGCAAGCTTGAGCGCTTGAAAATCCTGACGGCTGATTTGGAGAGTATTCCCGCATCCATATCCAAACTTAAGAATCTGAGAGAGCTCTGCATTCAATGTGGAAGCTCAGATCGGCCCGCCCCCGGGTACCGGGTTAAGCCCAAGGAAGAAATCAGTCTTAATCGCATCCCACCGGAGATGGGAGACCTTGAGCAATTGGAGCAGCTTACAATTCAATACACCTCCATTCATGAACTGCCTCTTGAGCTAGAGAAACTGGAGCATTTGCGATTCTTGGACTTAGGGATGTGTATGATCGATCGGAAGCCTGATTTCCTGGATGGAATGAAACAACTGGATTACATTAACATATCGCGGGATTCGTTATGGGAAACAGATGAATCACAACAGTAGCTTCGAGATAAGGTGACAAAATGGGGGGGAGGTTTTGTGGAATTATTAAAAAAATAAATACCTACCGCCCTTTAGTTGCTCGTTGTATAATCGCGGAAGAACGCTCCGACAACAAATGATGACCCAGCCCTAAGATATGAGCTATCATAGGCTGGGTCGTTTTATATCAATATGAGCATTAGTAAACTTCTAAGAAGTAGGCTTAAGCAACAATTCAGTTACATCAACCGCGGTGTTGAAAATAATAACATTCAGGGGGCATCTATCTCACGTGAAGCGTATATACCTCATCAGACATTGCAAAGCTGAAGGTCAAGAACCAGATGCGCAATTAACTAGCGAGGGTCAGCTACAGGCTGATCAACTAGCTGAGTATTTCAATGGAAAGCAGATTGACTATATCATATCTAGTCCATACGAAAGAGCTATCTCGACCATACGTCCGCTTGCCGAAACTTTAAATTTGACGATCCATAAGGATAACCGGCTGTGCGAGAGGGTTTTATCTGCAGACAAAATCGACGATTGGATGGTGAAATTAAAAGAATCATTTGAAGAGTTGGATATGAAGTTAGCAGGCGGAGAATCATCACGGGAGGCCATGATGCGCGGCATTTCCGTAATTGAGGAGTTACTCGATCGTCGCGAGATGAATATTGCAGTAGTCACCCACGGAAATCTTTTGTCATTACTATTGAAATATTATGATCATGAAATCGGATTTAATGATTGGAGAAAACTTAGCAATCCGGATGTATTTGAGCTTGCTCTAAATCGTAAAGGGGAAAGACGTATCACCCGAATTTGGAAGTAATAACAAACTAAAGGAGTCATGTGTGATGGGATATATTATGGATTTAAGAGCAATCGTAGGGTCTAGGCCTCTAATTATGCCGGGGGCCTGCGTGTTAATTTTCAATGAGAATAGAGAGCTGCTTCTTCAAAGGAGAACAGACACAAATGATTGGGGGACCATAGGCGGTTCACTAGAGCTGGGAGAATCTTTAGAAGAAGCTGCAGCTCGGGAGCTTTTTGAAGAGGCTGGTCTAACAGCAAAATCGTTCAAATTTATAACGGTTTTATCAGGTAAAGATATGTACTATAAATATCCTCATGGTGATGAAATCTATAATGTAATGGCAATTTATGAGGCTCAAGAGATCGAAGGGAATCCGAAAGTAAACGACGAGGAGAGCCATGAACTGAAATTTTTTACTTTGAGTGAACCGATCGTAAATTTAAATCCATTTACCGAACATTATCTTAGAAAAGCAGGATATATCACAGAATGGTAAGATAACGTCTTTTACTTAAAGAAAGGAAGTGCAATAAAATGAAGATCTTTCAGTCCATTGAGAATGTAGTACAGCAACATCATGAGATACTACCATTTTCGGGGGCGGTTTTAGTCCAAAAAGAAGGCACAAGCTTTGAACAAGGGTATGGATATGCCAATCGTTCTGAGCGGATACCCAATAGTTCCTCTACCAGGTTTGGAATTGCATCTGGCTGTAAAATATTCACTTCTATTGCGATATGTCAGCTTGTGCAAGAGGGGGTACTGTCTTTTGATTCCTATTTAAAGGATTGCTTAGATATTTCTTTTCCTAATTTTGATCCTACAATTACACTACATCATTTATTAACCCATAGTTCAGGAATACCAGATTATTTTGATGAGGAGTTCATGCATGACTTTGAAGAACTTTGGAAGGATTTGCCCATGTACTCCATTCAATCGCCCAACGATTTTCTTCCTTTGTTTCAGAATCAACAAATGAAATTTTCTCCAGGGGAGAGATTCTCATACAACAATGCTGGTTTTATTGTATTAGGTTTAGTAGTGGAACAGAGTACGGGGTTGGATTTTACAGAATATGTTGAGAAGAATATATTTCAGCGCTGTGGGATGTTAGATTCCGGTTATTTTAGCATGGATCAACTGCCTGAACGAACAGCTGTTGGGTATATAGACCATGAAGATGATACTTGGAAGAGTAATATTTATTCAGTTCCCATTAAGGGCGGCCCTGATGGGGGAGCATTTACGACTGTTCATGATTTGGGCAGGTTTTGGGATGCGTTGTTGAATCATCAATTGCTGTCCCAGAAATACACGAATATATTATTGACTCCACATGTAATGGTCAACGATCGCACGAATTATGGGTACGGTGTTTGGATTTCCATGCAGGGCAACACCATTTTTAAATACTATGTAATGGGAAGCGACCCGGGAGTAAGCATGCAATCATCAATATATCCAGAAAACAATATGCACGTACATATTATAGGTAATATTAATTATGGTGCCGGGATGATAGCGAGCAAAATTGACGAAATGATCCAAGAACGTGATAGGTGATCAGAAGTATAAATGAAATCAAACAAGGGGAATAACATGAATTTTAAGTCTATTTTTATTATTTTAATTCTAATTATGATTAGTACTGGATGTGGAAAAGGACAATTCATAGAAGTAAAGTATAGCATTGAAAAAATGCCAGGAGGAAATTTTCAGGAAACTGTTAATGGTTACTTTCACAATTTTGATGATATTAGGAAATGGAGGATATATGCAACGGATTCATACGTGAAGCGTGTTTATTCATGGTGCACAGGAGATTATTCAGAGGAAGAGACAATAAATGAGATGGTAAAAATTTATTATGAATTAAATAAGCATTCGTTACAGCTAAAGTCTGTTGACATAACGAAGATAGAAACTAGTGAAAATAACGATGTGACAATTTCAGTGATGAGAACATGGGAAAATGATCAGACAGATGAAACTAACTACTTCATTCTGCTTGATAATAATGAGTGGAAGATTGACGACAGGTTTTAATCCTAATTGGGTGTCTGTCGTGAACCCAAACCCACTAAACCAAATTAATATATTGGATCGAGGCATCCTTAACCACTCCAAAATGAGCGCAGGCGGTTAACTTTGGTTTCAATCTAGCGACAAGGGCTCCGCTTTGAAGTGATTCCTCCATATTTGCAGTGAACTTTTCTATCGGTCTGCGGAGTTTACCGAAAAATATGGTAAATAAATCGCCTGGTTGGATGTCTTTATTTACGCTTCCTGGTCTTAAAGTTGTGTAAGATTTTTCTCCACTAAGAAATGGAATTTCGAACTCGTGTGCCGTGATGGGCAATTGCAGGTGTTCTGTTAACGCATAAAGCATTCCAACATGGTCGCCATGGCCATGAGTCAACAGAATCCGGTTTAGAGAGCGACCGCGGAATGTGGTGTGCAGAGCTTCATGCATCGGATTCCACATGGAAGGAAGGCCTCCATCGACAAGAGTCAATCCATTGCGACCCTCAACGATCCAAACCATTACAGGCACCGGCCAATAAGCACAGCCTGCCCAAACATGACGAGTCAATTGCTTCAATTTCATTTCGTTTCAACCCCTTTGATTTTGTACACGTTGGTACATAATGATCAAAAAAATTATTGAATCGTACTTAGGATGATATGCACGTTATTTTTGATATAGTTTTCATCAGGCATAGTTTTGATTACAACATTTAATCCAACCAACGACATGGTTAAAAAATGCGAGGTAGCTTCAATATCTAAATCTAATGGAATATCGCCATGTTTTTTTCCATTCAATAGGGCATTTGCAAACAGGTCGATTACCTTTTCTTGAAATTCACGTCCTTTGGCGGCAATATCCTCATCTAGGGCAGCCAGTTCGGCTATAGAATTAACAAAGAAGCAGCCACGTTGAGCAGCCGGGTTCCTTATTGATTCCACAAAGCGAATAAATACGGCCTCAATACCCCGATAACCCGACTTGTTATATTCCAAGATATCATGGAGTTTGTTTAAATAATTATGTTGATACGCATTTAGCGCCATATCAAACAGCTCGCGCTTACCCCCAAATGCAGCGTACAAACTCGGGCGATTGATTCCCATTTTACTGGCTAAATCCGAAATAGTCGTTGCTTCGTATCCATTCTCCCAAAATAACTCCAAAGCATCGTTCAATGCTTTTTTTACATCAAACTCACGGGGGCGTGCCATTTCTTCACCTCATTTTATACAACTTGGTACACAATGAGATTAACGCACGGATATCCCATTGTGAATATAATCGAACTTATTTTGTGGCTCTGCTAATGAAATGGGTAGTGTATAATAATGGAAGATAGTTCGGACAACAAACAGATTGGAATGATAGTATGGGTAACATTGATAAACGAAATAGACTTAGTGAAGAAGTGTTCACCTATAAGATAACTAAAGATAATAAAATTTTTATTTACTGGATGGGGAAGCAAGTTACTATACTTACTGGCAAGGCGAGTGGTAAATTTTTAAAAGCAATCGAAGGTAAGAATCATCTGGATACTCAGTTAGTCATGGCTAAATTGACCGGAAATTTTAAACGTGGAAATGAGAAAGACGGTAAATAAATGTAGAAACGTAAAAGAAAGAAGAACTGCAGTGGAACGGAGTGTTGATATGCACTGGAAAAAATATTTTACTCTTTTACCCGTTTTTCTGATAGCTGCAGTAATTCTGGCCATTTATTTACCTAGAAACTCAAAACCGTATACGTTTCTTGTGATAGTAGATTCTGGATAACATTCTACGGTTGGATTTACTTCGAAAGCAAAAATAAACAATGATTGTTACGAGTTAAATAATAAATCAATTAATTGTAGTACAAATATTTATGAACTGATGAAATTATAGAATGGAACGACCTAATACCCAAATATTTATTAGGGGGTGATATGAATCCTTAGAATAAAGCTGTTTATCTCAATAATTGCACTGGCGATAGCGGGAATGATTGTAATTGTACTGATTTTCCTCAACCAAAATCACTGAAAAGGCACAATTGGTCATTAGTTATTCCGGACATCTAGTTGGTGGCGGTATTGATTTTGAAAATTCAGTGAAATTCCTCGAAGTGAATGAGGAACCAATATCCCCCTCAAATTCACCTCAAGAAATTAATCAGACAACACAGACTTCTAATTCACCCATTCATTATGGAGTAAGATTATTAAATGATGAAGATGTAGAAACAGTAAAGATCAAGTATAGGTACTGGGGGATTCCATTTGAACGAGATATTCATCTTGATACTTGGCCAGACATGAATTAGTGTGGCGGAGAGGGGATAAGATCGATGGGTAAAGAATGGGTATCACCCCTTCTTGTGGCCGTACTCCTATTGTTGGCAGCAGGGTGTACGGGGAAACACCAACCAGACGAACAATCGCTGGAGAATGGATCTCCAACGAATCAGTATGTGTCCCAGGAAGCGCCTGACGAGGTCGGCGGAGCTGAGGACGAACATACGCCTGAGCCGGACACACGGGCATCTGACGCGGCGAAGTTATCGGTTGTGGTTGGTGGTGAAGTCAAGTTGGAAACCTCATTGGAGCATGAAATCGCGACGTTCGATGGAACAGAGTACACGATCGAACCCTTTGGAGTGACCTTCGCGGTGCGTACAGATATGGGCGAACCAGTGGTAGAGGGCGATAGTATTTTATTTTCGCGTGATTTATCGGGAATAGCCACAATATCTTATGAAGTGATGGAGAATACCTCATTAAATGAAGCGGTGGCCAGGGAGCTGCAAGATCACGATGGCTCCTTCTCCGGTGAGTTTATCGATACTACTTCCAAAGGCGAATTGAGGGGCAAACACAATCAATATAAAGAGGATTCTGTCTTTGCCGGTGTTTTTTTCTACGAGTTCGATCGGCATGTACTCCGGATCAAGTACCAATGTCCGATCGCTGCCGTCGACGCTATGATTCGAATTGTAAATGAAACTGTGGACTCGGTAAGGTGGGAAGGTAACTAGTATAGGCAAAACTCCACTTTCTTGGGGGATAACATGGAACTAAATCATAAAAATAAACTTAATAAATCTAATAAACCATCGGGCCATGAGCAGGTATTAGAGTTTCTGGAGAAGCTTGAACATCCATTAAAACAGGAAATCGAGGAAGTTCGAAAAATCATTTTGTCTTCAAATGATCAAATAACAGAGCATATTAAATGGAACGCGCCTAGTTTTTGTGTGAATAATCAAGATAGAATCACTTTCAATTTTCATGGGAAAGAAGGATTTCGGTTAGTTTTTCACTGTGGATCAAAGAAAACAGATTATGCGGATAAAGATCGGCTTTTACAAGATGATTCAGGACTATTAGAGTGGGCGACCGGGGATAGAGCTACTTTAACTTTTACATCGGCAAAAGACGTGGAGGATAAGAGGGGTAAACTAATTGAAGTTGTAACGAAATGGATCGAAGTGACAAAGGATGTTTAACAAGCATTTCGTTGAAAGCAAAGCGGCAAAACTTTGTGAAATAGATATTAGACATAGAGGGAGGTGCTTATGCAATGACCAATCAAAGTGGGGTGCGCATTTTCGACCGACAGGCCAAATCGTATGAAAGGCGGCGAAGGAAACTACAAATGGCAG
This window harbors:
- a CDS encoding HAD-IIB family hydrolase, yielding MSRIFITDLDGTLLRSDQTMSDFTVNVLNSAIQEDYIISFATARGLFSAYSVVSDIAWKHPVILYNGALLFDVVQNQVIDGYFLSAGLTNEIIQTGKKHGCSPFYFLLDSTNKERVYHEKLTSFGMIEFLKSRTNDPRFTEVDELESSDDEKTLALTFIGELDDLLPLKEEVSSVLRDKVNLHIMKDYYIEDQYFLEFSHPLASKCEGLKMWAKHMNVETKDICIFGDNLNDLGLFEVGGKKIAVSNSHVDILGIADTVIESNNEDGVAKYIETCIQDIYKVTLGINNFKFEG
- a CDS encoding inositol monophosphatase family protein encodes the protein MNADIIHLARELAVKLIKQAGLIALERFDNFEHISSKDSFGDVVTEVDHMAEAIILKGINSTFPDHQIHSEEAGDNGKSSDWLWLIDPLDGTNNFAIGLPVFTTSITLLYKREPVLGVVYEPMTDRLFESCMNKGAYCNGREMKVKRSNHFKRGNIGWIQGHKVQNDPKAVQLRRHIDLNFKRMMRLWAPALQWCMLAKGDIDGIVLYNSEGDDLYSGVLMVKEAGGVVIDFDGNPFTGMSEEPYLIACHPDNKDELIKVVKEGMGPI
- a CDS encoding DUF3626 domain-containing protein, which codes for MPDKLSNSQCQAIDYISQYARTRKYTAQQSLLEILRMSNIPWRTFENACTKIFSNARIALHFHPDRPTADMKTVAQSLLEQGIYKSQFETGISNGSVSAYPGGPRDAWEKRLFGGAYQLDDVINSQRPKYGALDLMLHADGPAPRFGSCYFLLSPNVSTRSTYTYMDSHQDPVEKGTYEEFEDILAAVFKDAFFRNDAIGEKNLTPKKLIDHLLINLEQPFKDPSKRKPNRNLNHYIESQVHGDITLKEDVEILVADPSFKDSYIGEIFKQMCMKYSIELYWHMGFVMKIDKIPSDFRGPTMPSLAKRIAQNGYIDASVIGAATFDLKRNPELWKDRGSYEEVLQELKYLWHILVRYGEPSV
- a CDS encoding aminoglycoside phosphotransferase family protein: MTDHEELLTGGNINKVVKVGETVRRESKPNPYVSDLLKYLEKVGCPYVPRYLGVDEKGREILSYIDGVVPGNDYPEIEGYMWSDLVLVDLAKLLRNFHDETAGFTTSEMSLNNYPDKSLHEVVCHNDVALYNVVFKDKLPVGIIDFDMAGPGPRIWDIAYTLYTSVPLAGFSPGEEDYAVVEYNKEDHASIRKERIKLFFDSYGMNVPIDLKEWVISRINFMCTTLSERAAAENPAFIRLVKEGHLAHYKKELKFLEKHFDDWS
- a CDS encoding metallophosphoesterase family protein, with amino-acid sequence MSRILMISDIHGCIEQFNDLLDAIHYNPSKDNLILLGDYVDRGPRSKETVERVKELVNNHNVIALRGNHDQRLVDLVRTKSETVQGKFLEHGGMQTLQSYCHFVSENMDEELFEQAREYIRVNFSSHIDFLESLPLYYEDLHHIYVHAGLNPKYINWREQPEYDFMYIKEEFHQSEPRTDKLVIFGHTRTIELHDSSDIWFGRGKIGIDGGCAYGMQLNCLICDEGIYTTASIKNLWNGD
- a CDS encoding leucine-rich repeat domain-containing protein; amino-acid sequence: MANRLSDWIYPKLPEDLCFLKEGGGDFLYSVVHEQMYGIDVAEEEAIELMDRITGLFIKLKAHRNLDRLLNDAIKHKTDRLYISGHRLTELPEKIRYLTELRELEIFEQDLYRLPEELFELSKLERLKILTADLESIPASISKLKNLRELCIQCGSSDRPAPGYRVKPKEEISLNRIPPEMGDLEQLEQLTIQYTSIHELPLELEKLEHLRFLDLGMCMIDRKPDFLDGMKQLDYINISRDSLWETDESQQ
- a CDS encoding histidine phosphatase family protein, which gives rise to MKRIYLIRHCKAEGQEPDAQLTSEGQLQADQLAEYFNGKQIDYIISSPYERAISTIRPLAETLNLTIHKDNRLCERVLSADKIDDWMVKLKESFEELDMKLAGGESSREAMMRGISVIEELLDRREMNIAVVTHGNLLSLLLKYYDHEIGFNDWRKLSNPDVFELALNRKGERRITRIWK
- a CDS encoding NUDIX hydrolase, producing the protein MGYIMDLRAIVGSRPLIMPGACVLIFNENRELLLQRRTDTNDWGTIGGSLELGESLEEAAARELFEEAGLTAKSFKFITVLSGKDMYYKYPHGDEIYNVMAIYEAQEIEGNPKVNDEESHELKFFTLSEPIVNLNPFTEHYLRKAGYITEW
- a CDS encoding serine hydrolase gives rise to the protein MKIFQSIENVVQQHHEILPFSGAVLVQKEGTSFEQGYGYANRSERIPNSSSTRFGIASGCKIFTSIAICQLVQEGVLSFDSYLKDCLDISFPNFDPTITLHHLLTHSSGIPDYFDEEFMHDFEELWKDLPMYSIQSPNDFLPLFQNQQMKFSPGERFSYNNAGFIVLGLVVEQSTGLDFTEYVEKNIFQRCGMLDSGYFSMDQLPERTAVGYIDHEDDTWKSNIYSVPIKGGPDGGAFTTVHDLGRFWDALLNHQLLSQKYTNILLTPHVMVNDRTNYGYGVWISMQGNTIFKYYVMGSDPGVSMQSSIYPENNMHVHIIGNINYGAGMIASKIDEMIQERDR
- a CDS encoding MBL fold metallo-hydrolase; translation: MKLKQLTRHVWAGCAYWPVPVMVWIVEGRNGLTLVDGGLPSMWNPMHEALHTTFRGRSLNRILLTHGHGDHVGMLYALTEHLQLPITAHEFEIPFLSGEKSYTTLRPGSVNKDIQPGDLFTIFFGKLRRPIEKFTANMEESLQSGALVARLKPKLTACAHFGVVKDASIQYINLV